agtaatgtttgtatatcttttttttatattaatttttaataatatctAGTGTagaaatgaatttttttcatttatttatcgAATTTTTTTATACATGTCAATGTACAAAGAGTCTAGACAAAGAAGTTTTGAGCCCCCTATTCGAAACCTTGCCCAGGGCTTCCAAATTTTCAGGTCGGACCTTGTAACTACTGTTGGGCTTTGATCTTATCAGTTTGCAGGAAGTAAAATTGAAGTTTGATACCATAAGCAAAATGTTTGACATTCTTCGGAAGCCcttcataaaataaataaataaaaatcataaatcGGACGGCTACGATCACCGAAACACACAGATCCTCCGGACCCTGACAAACACACAAGTCCACCCAAAGACTCACGTGGGCCAAACcataaaaaattcataagatTCCCAAACTTCAACCGCTCCAACGGTCCCGATCCGCCGATGGCCTCCCGCAAAAGATCTCAGCCACCGACCAGGCGGCAACAAGAGATTCGCCACTGTTTGGATCGAGAGAAAATgcgagaaaattaaaaaagaaagagaaaggaaataCAAAAGCGCGAGCGAGTGGCTGTATCCGCAGCACAGAGACAAAAAggcctctctctttctctcattaATTGTTTCAGAGACGCTAGCGAGGGAGAAAATTCGCCGACGCTTCGCGGAAACTTCTCGGATTCCTCTCTCAAATATTTCTcaggttcatttttttttctcactttttCCCGCTCGCTTTTTcttacttttccttttttccttatCCGAGAATTCGATTCCGCACGTACCGCACATGGAATAAAGCGGAGAACGACTTGTGTTTTTGGATCGGTTTTTGTTGTTTGGCTGCTCGGAAAACGGAagaaaattgaagatttgaaatcCGAGTCGTTCTGTTGACTTTTGTTTGTTTactggtgtgtgtgtgtgtttgcgtgtgggaagtggaattttgaaaatttgaatctTGAATCTTCAAGTCAAGGTGAAAGTTAGCTCTGAGTGATTTGGAAGTATTTGTgtgattgtttttctttttcctttcactttctcagcaaccaaacaggagGCTAAGTTTTTTAGGACGGTGAAAGAAGATGCAGACGAGGTACATGGAGAGATCGAATAGCATGGCGAGGGAGAAACGAAGTTTGGATTCGTCTTCAGCTGAAGAAGGCCAGCCGGATAGGAAACGGCCTGCTCTCGCCAGGTGACTTTTTCTTTCTGTTAAAAACTTGGATTTTGATGTAATTACAACTGATTTGGTAACTGTTTTAATGTATTCTATTTGTAATTCAGCTGAAATGTAAAATTGGACATGAAATATTTTCAAATGTTGTGTTTTATCTGAGAAAGCGCGTCGCTTGAAGTCTTGAATGGATAATGAATTGAATGTCTTATGAACGATGGATGTGAACGTTGTTTATTGAGAATGTTCAACTTAATGCAGTGTAATTGTTGAAGCTCTCAAGGTGGATAGTCTGCAGAAGCTTTGCTCGTCACTGGAGCCGATTCTACGCAGAGTTGTAAGACATTCTAATTTCTTATGGACTTTTTGCTTTCTAATCCGTCACTGGATAGAAGAGGTTTAAATgacttttaattgtttttttatttggctGCTCTATGTTATTTTTCATTACGTCATACGCATACAAAAATGGTGAAGCGTTGTTTAGTGGCAAATTTATCTGACCTAAACATCGGACATAGAAAAGAGGCATTTCGTTTGTGTCAAAGACTCAGCTGTCAACAAGTGTCTGTGTTGAAGGCAAGCTGAATGCCTACTATAAGTCATAAGGGCTCTTGATAAAGTATTGGTGTGTATGACTTTGTAACTGCTTGACAAATTTTTAATTGCATGCCTAGTGAAGAGGATTTAATCCTTTGATATGTGCATACGGTGTTTGAAGCATTGGTTGATGTTTCTTACTTATTTTGCTGAACAGGTTAGTGAAGAGGTGGAGCGTGCTTTAGCAAAATTAGGCCCTGCCAAACTTACTGGAAGGTATCAACCCCTTTCATCCCTTATTTTTAATGGGTTCTGATCCATGgttgtttcccttttttttcttcatttaatCAGTGCTGCATGCCAGTAGTTTTGTTCTTATAATGGGTTTAAAAATAGCAGGTCTTCTCCTAAACAAATTGGAGGGCCCGATGGACGTGACTTGCAGCTGCACTTTAGGTCCAGGTTGTCCCTTCCTCTTTTTACTGGTGGAAAAGTAGAAGGGGAGTGGGGTTCTGCAATCCCTATTGTCTTGATTGATGCAAATACAAAGCATGTTGTGACATCAGGCCCGGAGTCAGCAGTGAAACTTGACGTTGTTGTGCTTGAAGGTGATTTTAACAACGAGGATGATGAGAACTGGACTGAAGAAGAATTTGAGAGCCATGTAGTAAAAGAGCGTGAAGGGAAGAGGCCACTTCTTACTGGCGATCTGCAAGTGACACTGAAGGAAGGTGTAGGAACACTAGGGGAATTGACATTTACCGATAATTCTAGCTGGATTAGGAGCAGGAAGTTTAGGCTAGGACTGAAAGTTGCCTCAGGCTATTGCGACAACATTCGTATACGCGAAGCAAAAACAGATGCCTTTACTGTTAAGGATCACCGTGGGGAATGTGAGTTAATAATTAGTGTTATTTAACATTTCCTTTgttagttgaaaaaaaaataaacatggcaagttttcttttggtttttacagTATACAAGAAACACTACCCTCCTGCGTTAAATGATGAGGTCTGGAGattggagaaaattggaaaaGATGGCTCATTCCACAAGAGACTGAATAAAGCTGGAATTGTTACAGTTGAAGACTTCCTGCGACTTGTGGTTAGAGACTCGCAGAGATTGCGGAATGTAAGATTTTGGAATTTGTTTGTCAAGTTCATATTTCGAAAATGCAATTCCTAATATTTTTTATGCCCATTTGTGATAGATTCTTGGAAGTGGCATGTCGAATAAGATGTGGGATGTACTCATACAGCATGCAAAAACCTGTCTTCTAGGCGGGAAACTCTATGTCTACTATCCTGAGGATGCAAGGAACGTTGGTGTTGTTTTTAACAATATCTACGAGTTGAGTGGCCTAATTACCAATGAACAATTTTACTCAGCTGATTCTCTCTCGGACGCTCAGAAGGTATATGACTTCTCTTTTCCTGTTTTCATGTATCTTTTATAGTGTCTGGATTTGCTATGTTTTATAATTTCGTGTTCCTTCTTGTGGTTGAGTGATGCTACttgtcaaatgttgtaaagcTTGTAAACTTATTGAGATAGGATTCATTTTGTCCATATTGGAGTTCCCTTCGCACTTAAGAATCCAGTCCATATGCATTTGCTATTTTATCTGTAAACAACACTCTTTTGACTGAACAGGTTACATCCCTGGTTAATGTATCTAAAATGATACAAAGTAGTAATGAGCCATGACCCCTCAAAGTGGTTGATTTGTGAATTTTTGTGTTTCTTACAGGTCTACGTGGACGGTTTGGTAACAAAGGCATATGAGAACTGGATGCATGTTATGGAGTACGATGGAAAGTCTCTTCTTAAGCAGGAGAAGAGTCCCGATGTTTCTCTATCTGAGGTCCCAACGGCCTCGCAGGATTATCCAAACTCATTTGATCAGCAGTTCACTCTACCTAGCCTGCCAGCTTCAGTTTCTTCAGAACCGCCTACTATGGATTCTGGCCTAAATGTGGGAGGTATATCTTGCGACAAAATAATTGTATCTAATTactttctaacaaaatttaatcCTCAGCCTCCGGGACCAAAGCCTGGGGGTCATTATACACAAATAAGAATATTCGGTGCTTGCATTATTCTTTTAATAGTCACGGCTACCAACCTGAAAATTTGTGATTTTCGTAAGTGGCTTGTGTGTTTTGGATAAACATCCGTTGCTAATGTGTGTAAATGGTCTTTTTCTCTCTAGGTTATACTGACGGCATGGCTAACAGATTCTCGGTAGAGTCACAGAATCTAAATCTCAGTGCTCCCAGTCAGCTCGATGGCTTGCCATTCCCTCTACAAAATCAGCAGCCTATCACTTCACACCAGGCTCAGtttcaaagaaatgaaaacaTGCTTGCCCTTGGTCCACCACAGTCGTCCACATCTGGGTTCCAGAATATTGGTACATCCAATCCGTCTTCTTATAGGGGAGCCGAGGATCTCTTCCCAGAGGAAGAAATTCGTATGAGGAGCCACGAGATTCTCGAAAATGAAGATATGCAGCGTCTACTTCATATCTTTAACATGGGCGGTCAGGGTCAAGGCCACGGTTATGGTCATGCCTCCATGAACATCACTGAAGACAATTATCCATATTCGTCACCATACGTGCCCACTCCACAAGTGAACTACAGTGTTGATGATGATCATAGCCGTTCGTCTGGGAAAGCTGTTGTTGGCTGGCTCAAGCTCAAGGCAGCCCTTAGATGGGGCATATTCATCAGAAAGAAGGCTGCTGAGAGACGGGCACAGCTTGTTGAGTTGGATGATTCATAAATATGACTCGTACGAGGCAAAGCTGATCCGATTTTGGTGTCTCTAGGCTTCGCTTCCCCCTGCCTACCTTATTCCTGTCACGCCGCTGTTTCTAACTGAGAGGACTATGGTTGGTGA
This genomic interval from Malus domestica chromosome 05, GDT2T_hap1 contains the following:
- the LOC103427840 gene encoding calmodulin-binding protein 60 D-like isoform X1, translating into MQTRYMERSNSMAREKRSLDSSSAEEGQPDRKRPALASVIVEALKVDSLQKLCSSLEPILRRVVSEEVERALAKLGPAKLTGSRSSPKQIGGPDGRDLQLHFRSRLSLPLFTGGKVEGEWGSAIPIVLIDANTKHVVTSGPESAVKLDVVVLEGDFNNEDDENWTEEEFESHVVKEREGKRPLLTGDLQVTLKEGVGTLGELTFTDNSSWIRSRKFRLGLKVASGYCDNIRIREAKTDAFTVKDHRGELYKKHYPPALNDEVWRLEKIGKDGSFHKRLNKAGIVTVEDFLRLVVRDSQRLRNILGSGMSNKMWDVLIQHAKTCLLGGKLYVYYPEDARNVGVVFNNIYELSGLITNEQFYSADSLSDAQKVYVDGLVTKAYENWMHVMEYDGKSLLKQEKSPDVSLSEVPTASQDYPNSFDQQFTLPSLPASVSSEPPTMDSGLNVGGYTDGMANRFSVESQNLNLSAPSQLDGLPFPLQNQQPITSHQAQFQRNENMLALGPPQSSTSGFQNIGTSNPSSYRGAEDLFPEEEIRMRSHEILENEDMQRLLHIFNMGGQGQGHGYGHASMNITEDNYPYSSPYVPTPQVNYSVDDDHSRSSGKAVVGWLKLKAALRWGIFIRKKAAERRAQLVELDDS
- the LOC103427840 gene encoding calmodulin-binding protein 60 D-like isoform X2 codes for the protein MQTRYMERSNSMAREKRSLDSSSAEEGQPDRKRPALASVIVEALKVDSLQKLCSSLEPILRRVVSEEVERALAKLGPAKLTGRSSPKQIGGPDGRDLQLHFRSRLSLPLFTGGKVEGEWGSAIPIVLIDANTKHVVTSGPESAVKLDVVVLEGDFNNEDDENWTEEEFESHVVKEREGKRPLLTGDLQVTLKEGVGTLGELTFTDNSSWIRSRKFRLGLKVASGYCDNIRIREAKTDAFTVKDHRGELYKKHYPPALNDEVWRLEKIGKDGSFHKRLNKAGIVTVEDFLRLVVRDSQRLRNILGSGMSNKMWDVLIQHAKTCLLGGKLYVYYPEDARNVGVVFNNIYELSGLITNEQFYSADSLSDAQKVYVDGLVTKAYENWMHVMEYDGKSLLKQEKSPDVSLSEVPTASQDYPNSFDQQFTLPSLPASVSSEPPTMDSGLNVGGYTDGMANRFSVESQNLNLSAPSQLDGLPFPLQNQQPITSHQAQFQRNENMLALGPPQSSTSGFQNIGTSNPSSYRGAEDLFPEEEIRMRSHEILENEDMQRLLHIFNMGGQGQGHGYGHASMNITEDNYPYSSPYVPTPQVNYSVDDDHSRSSGKAVVGWLKLKAALRWGIFIRKKAAERRAQLVELDDS